The following are encoded together in the Coffea arabica cultivar ET-39 chromosome 1c, Coffea Arabica ET-39 HiFi, whole genome shotgun sequence genome:
- the LOC113740795 gene encoding DELLA protein RGL1-like, with translation MEDYEADEQEANGGKKQRQPPQPPDTDWFDVEDNSLYGLYQQQNNPTPSKVAFLEGGQQATSTPPQFNWVQNDFQHLVSTPALHSFQPIYDQATAKNNEQPQQQRLPETGGKWQQLKGKTHSFTLASLELLSNYGKGFKNAAREDQNWSNDSPTNIDQDSSQGRRLSLGEIIRAAGERYIQFSTKNVDGFSGLIHPYASTITDISVAETADVELVQFLLIAAECVGHKKFDLASGLITRCLCIASDSGNAAQRIVFHFAEALQHRIDMQTGKITPERIIERFAYARNLELDFNLSFLACHQAIPFTQVTQFAAMQAIIDNVKSATKIHLVDLHIRSGVQWTVLMQALVERDDPPALRITAVGTMNKQRMEETGKRLISFAQSLNLSLSFNVVMVSDMEELKEDMLSKAPDEAVAVYSPLILRTMISKPESLRNVIKVIRRMKPAVVVVTEVEANHNSPLFISRFTESLFFYSAFFDCLEDCMERNNEHRKTIEGIYLGEGIRNMVGSEGDKRCTRNVMIDVWREFFTRYGMVEVELSHSSLQQANMILKRFHKASSCNLINAGKGIVIGWKGTPIHSLTAWKFM, from the coding sequence ATGGAGGACTACGAAGCAGATGAACAAGAAGCCAACGGAGGTAAAAAACAGCGACAACCACCACAGCCGCCGGATACTGATTGGTTCGATGTGGAAGATAACAGTCTCTATGGCCTTTATCAGCAACAGAACAATCCCACGCCCAGCAAGGTTGCTTTCTTGGAAGGTGGTCAACAAGCTACGAGTACTCCGCCGCAGTTTAATTGGGTACAGAATGATTTCCAGCACCTGGTCAGCACGCCTGCACTGCATTCATTCCAACCAATTTATGATCAGGCCACGGCCAAGAACAACGAGCAGCCGCAGCAACAACGACTTCCTGAAACGGGCGGCAAATGGCAGCAGCTCAAGGGAAAAACACATTCGTTTACCTTAGCATCCCTGGAGCTTCTGAGCAATTATGGGAAGGGCTTCAAGAATGCGGCCAGAGAAGATCAAAACTGGAGCAACGACTCCCCAACAAATATTGATCAGGATAGCAGCCAGGGCCGGAGATTATCCCTGGGAGAGATCATCAGGGCGGCTGGAGAGAggtacatccaattctccacgAAAAATGTTGACGGCTTTTCGGGGCTTATCCACCCATACGCTTCCACCATCACGGACATTTCAGTAGCAGAAACTGCAGACGTGGAACTCGTGCAGTTTCTTTTGATTGCAGCCGAGTGCGTGGGTCACAAAAAGTTTGACCTCGCAAGCGGCTTGATCACTCGCTGCCTGTGTATCGCCTCCGATTCAGGAAATGCTGCCCAGAGAATTGTATTCCACTTTGCCGAAGCTTTGCAGCATAGGATTGATATGCAGACAGGAAAGATCACTCCTGAGAGAATCATTGAACGGTTTGCCTATGCAAGGAACCTTGAATTGGATTTCAATCTTTCCTTCCTGGCATGCCACCAGGCGATTCCCTTCACCCAGGTCACACAATTTGCTGCGATGCAAGCAATCATTGACAACGTCAAATCGGCAACCAAGATCCACCTGGTTGATCTGCACATCAGGAGCGGAGTCCAATGGACGGTGTTGATGCAAGCTCTGGTTGAGCGGGATGACCCTCCAGCACTCAGGATAACGGCGGTGGGAACCATGAACAAGCAGCGTATGGAGGAAACGGGCAAGAGACTGATCAGCTTTGCTCAGTCCCTGAATTTATCCCTTTCTTTCAATGTAGTGATGGTCTCCGACATGGAAGAGTTGAAGGAAGACATGCTCAGCAAAGCACCTGATGAAGCCGTGGCTGTTTACTCTCCCCTAATACTCAGAACCATGATCTCAAAACCCGAGAGCTTGAGAAATGTAATCAAAGTGATCAGGAGGATGAAGCCGGCGGTAGTGGTAGTCACCGAGGTAGAAGCCAACCACAATTCACCGCTATTCATTAGCCGTTTCACCGAATCCCTCTTCTTTTATAGCGCATTCTTTGATTGCCTGGAGGACTGCATGGAGCGGAATAATGAGCACCGGAAGACGATTGAGGGAATCTATTTGGGTGAAGGGATTAGAAACATGGTTGGGAGCGAGGGCGACAAAAGATGTACCCGAAatgtgatgattgatgtttGGAGAGAGTTCTTCACAAGATACGGGATGGTGGAGGTCGAACTCAGCCATTCATCTCTGCAACAAGCTAATATGATTCTCAAGAGGTTCCATAAAGCCAGCTCCTGCAATCTTATCAATGCTGGTAAAGGTATAGTCATTGGATGGAAGGGAACTCCCATCCATTCTCTTACTGCTTGGAAATTCATGTAA